One Sphaerisporangium krabiense DNA segment encodes these proteins:
- a CDS encoding XRE family transcriptional regulator has product MAVTEDGTVDGMGRGTDERRSSIDTATRTAPEAAKPQRPIGRDIKAVYPHRWTVPQPLWRQLFASARHQIDILVYSGLFLAENAGILQIITERAQAGAQVRIMLGDPTSPHVTARGADEGIGPDLMIARIKNAIKLYEPLQATEGVEVRLHRTVLYNSIYRADDNLLINLHAYATPAAQAPVMHIQASDDTSTATTYLTSIDHTWARAAPFGQADDQGT; this is encoded by the coding sequence GTGGCCGTCACCGAGGACGGAACCGTAGACGGCATGGGACGGGGTACGGACGAGCGGCGTTCGAGCATCGACACGGCGACCAGGACCGCGCCCGAAGCCGCCAAACCGCAGCGCCCCATCGGACGGGACATCAAAGCCGTCTACCCCCACCGCTGGACAGTCCCCCAGCCCCTCTGGCGCCAGCTCTTCGCCTCCGCCCGCCACCAGATTGACATCCTGGTCTACAGCGGCCTGTTCCTCGCCGAGAACGCCGGCATCCTCCAGATCATCACCGAACGAGCCCAAGCCGGCGCCCAGGTCCGCATCATGCTCGGCGACCCCACCAGCCCCCACGTCACCGCCCGCGGAGCAGACGAAGGCATCGGCCCCGACCTCATGATCGCCCGCATCAAGAACGCCATCAAACTCTACGAACCGCTCCAGGCCACCGAAGGCGTAGAGGTCCGCCTACACCGCACGGTCCTCTACAACTCCATCTACCGCGCAGACGACAACCTCCTGATCAACCTCCACGCCTACGCCACCCCCGCCGCCCAAGCCCCCGTCATGCACATCCAAGCCAGCGACGACACCAGCACCGCAACGACCTACCTCACCAGCATCGACCACACCTGGGCCCGTGCCGCCCCATTCGGGCAGGCCGACGACCAAGGCACCTGA